From Candidatus Poribacteria bacterium, one genomic window encodes:
- a CDS encoding SDR family oxidoreductase, with protein MTTGALTGRIAVVTGAGRGIGEATAVALSRLGAQIVLAARTETELERVAEAIEANGGTALAVPTDVTRTESVERLVSASLDRFGRIDILVNNAGSAVFEPVESSDPDAWWRTVEVNLHGTYLCTRYALPSMLEQGSGHVVNVLSVAAETPFPASSAYCGAKAGALMMTRVLAGEVRRRGIRVTAILPGSTRTPFWKGMEFTPDLSEMMPPERVAETVVFAVTQPGGAVIDEVRVMPPFGVL; from the coding sequence ATGACCACGGGAGCCCTGACGGGCCGCATCGCCGTCGTGACCGGAGCGGGACGGGGGATCGGCGAGGCGACCGCCGTCGCCCTCAGCCGCCTCGGAGCCCAGATCGTTCTTGCGGCTCGAACAGAGACGGAGCTCGAGCGCGTGGCAGAAGCCATCGAAGCGAATGGCGGAACCGCGCTCGCCGTGCCGACGGATGTGACCCGGACGGAGTCCGTCGAGCGGCTCGTGTCGGCAAGCCTAGATCGCTTCGGACGGATCGATATCCTGGTGAACAACGCCGGTTCCGCTGTGTTCGAGCCGGTCGAGTCATCCGATCCCGACGCGTGGTGGCGCACGGTCGAAGTGAACCTGCACGGAACTTACCTGTGCACGCGCTACGCTCTTCCGTCGATGCTCGAACAGGGCAGCGGACACGTCGTCAACGTCCTGTCGGTCGCCGCCGAGACACCGTTCCCAGCGTCGAGCGCCTACTGTGGCGCGAAGGCGGGAGCCCTGATGATGACGCGCGTGCTCGCCGGTGAGGTGCGTCGCCGAGGCATCCGTGTCACGGCGATTCTGCCAGGCTCCACTCGGACGCCCTTCTGGAAGGGCATGGAGTTCACGCCCGACCTGTCCGAGATGATGCCGCCGGAACGCGTCGCAGAGACGGTCG